A single genomic interval of Camelina sativa cultivar DH55 chromosome 11, Cs, whole genome shotgun sequence harbors:
- the LOC104725826 gene encoding retinol dehydrogenase 12-like, with the protein MKMMKKEGLGWIELIRGWSCVIHEFLFQRFMASHLQNPLPLPSLNHLTCIVTGSTSGIGRETARQLAEAGAHVVMAVRNTKAAHELIQQWQNEWSGKGLPLNLEAMELDLLSLGSVVGFCNVWNARLSPLHVLINNAGIFAMGEEQKFSKDGYEQHLQVNHLAPALLSLLLLPSLIRGSSSRIINVNSVMHYVGFVDPDDMNVVSGRRKFTSLVGYSGSKLAQVMFSNVLLKRLPQETRISVVCLSPGIVLTNVARDLPRYVQVQYALIPYFIFSPQEGCRSTLFSATDAQIPEHCEKLKTDDKPICTFISQDCKHTKPSEEAHNIETANRVWEKTMELIGLPLDALERLIEGQEVQCRYGTHQE; encoded by the exons atgaagatgatgaagaaggaaggATTGGGGTGGATAGAGTTAATCAGAGGATGGAGTTGTGTAATCCACGAGTTTCTCTTCCAGAGATTCATGGCGTCTCATTTACAGAATCCACTTCCTCTACCTTCGCTCAATCACCTCACCTGCATTGTCACTGGCTCCACCAGCGGCATTGGTCGCGAAACCGCTAG GCAGCTTGCAGAAGCTGGTGCTCATGTTGTAATGGCGGTGAGGAATACAAAAGCAGCTCATGAGCTGATTCAACAATGGCAGAACGAGTGGTCTGGTAAAGGCCTCCCTCTTAATCTCGAG GCCATGGAACTTGACCTTCTCTCTCTTGGTTCGGTTGTCGGATTCTGCAATGTGTGGAACGCGCGATTATCCCCTTTGCATGTCCTGATTAACAATGCTGGCATATTTGCCATGGGAG AGGAACAGAAGTTCTCAAAGGATGGATATGAGCAGCACTTGCAAGTGAACCATTTAGCTCCAGCGCTGCTTTCACTACTCCTTTTGCCCTCGCTTATCCGAGGTTCCTCCAGCCGAATCATTAATGTCAACTCTGTT ATGCACTATGTCGGTTTTGTTGACCCGGATGACATGAATGTTGTTTCTGGTAGACGAAAGTTTACAAGTCTCGTAGGATATTCTGGCAGCAAGCTTGCACAG GTTATGTTTAGCAATGTTCTTTTGAAAAGGCTTCCTCAAGAAACTCGCATTAGCGTTGTTTGTTTATCCCCCGGGATCGTCCTTACAAATGTT GCAAGGGATCTTCCGAGATATGTTCAAGTTCAATATGCGTTGATACCATATTTCATCTTTTCGCCTCAAGAAGGTTGTAGAAGCACACTTTTCTCAGCGACAGACGCTCAGATTCCAGAGCATTGTGAAAAGCTTAAAACGGATGATAAACCCATTTGTACATTCATATCTCAAGACTGCAAACACACAAAGCCTTCAGAAGAAGCACACAACATAGAAACAGCGAACAGAGTTTGGGAGAAGACGATGGAGCTGATCGGTCTTCCTCTTGATGCATTGGAGAGGCTTATAGAAGGACAAGAGGTGCAATGCCGTTACGGCACTCATCAAGAATAA
- the LOC104725825 gene encoding nephrocystin-3-like yields MVSSISLLSSTTLLTKWVSQLSSPRDSTWQCVCFRNQKRKPMLYLIPVRHFLSAPVDSITSAGTASIHATSGVSEVQRSTLSNNVNEMKEFEMELQELFNEVKAMVKMGKERDAMDLLRANYVAVKEEMDSGLKGIEQAAVLDIIALGYMAVGDLKPVRALLDMINKIVDNLEDSEPLLDSVLMHAGSMYSAIGRFENAILAQQRAVRILENRYGNSNTLLVSPLLGLAKSFASDGKATKAVGVYERIVTILEQNRGFESEDLVVPLFSLGKLLLKEGKAAEAEIPFTRIINIYKKIYGEKDGRVGMAMCSLANAKCSKGDANEAVDIYKNALRIIKDSNYMAIDNSVLENMRIDLADLLHFVGRGDEGRALLEECLLINERFKGKNHPSMATHLINLAASYSRSKNYVEAERLLRTCLDIMEKSVGSDDQSITFPMLNLVVTLSQLNRDEEAEQIAIKVLRIRENAFGKDSLPVGEALDCLVSIQARLGRDDGELLELLKRVMMIQEKEFGPSAQELIVTLQKIVHFLDKLEMKDEKFKFRRRLALIRERYKQSLSF; encoded by the exons ATGGTGTCTTCtatttctctcctctcttcGACCACTCTTCTCACCAAATG GGTGAGTCAATTAAGTTCTCCGAGAGACTCGACATGGCAGTGTGTTTGTTTCCGTAATCAGAAACGCAAACCTATGCTCTACTTGATTCCCGTCCGCCATTTTTTATCGGCTCCAGTTGATTCAATCACCTCCGCAGGAACCGCCTCAATTCATGCTACTTCTGGCGTTTCTGAAGTTCAAAG GTCTACTTTAAGTAACAATGTTAATGAGATGAAAGAGTTCGAGATGGAATTGCAAGAGTTGTTTAACGAAGTCAAAGCTATGGTGAAGATGGGTAAGGAAAGAGACGCAATGGACCTTCTCCGAGCGAATTATGTTGCTGTGAAAGAAGAGATGGATTCAGGTTTGAAAGGTATCGAACAAGCTGCTGTGCTTGACATCATTGCGTTGGGGTATATGGCTGTTGGGGACTTGAAACCTGTTCGGGCATTGCTTGATATG ATAAACAAGATTGTTGATAATTTAGAAGACTCCGAACCTCTTTTGGATTCAGTACTTATGCATGCTGGCAGTATGTATTCGGCAATAGGAAGGTTCGAAAACGCTATACTCGCTCAACAAAGGGCTGTTCGTATATTAGAGAATAGATATG GTAATAGCAATACTCTACTTGTGTCACCATTACTTGGTTTGGCAAAGAGTTTTGCCTCTGATGGAAAAGCCACTAAAGCAGTAGGTGTTTACGAGCGTATTGTGACTATCTTGGAACAGAACAGAGGTTTTGAAAGTGAGGATCTAGTGGTGCCGTTATTTTCACTCGGTAAACTTCTGCTCAAAGAAGGTAAAGCTGCTGAAGCAGAAATTCCTTTTACCAG gattataaatatatacaagaaGATATATGGAGAGAAAGATGGAAGAGTTGGTATGGCCATGTGTTCCCTTGCTAATGCTAAGTGCTCAAAAG GCGATGCAAATGAAGCCGTTGATATCTACAAGAATGCTCTACGCATAATCAAAGATTCAAATTATATGGCAATAGATAACAGTGTCTTGGAAAATATGAGGATAGATCTTGCCGACTTGCTTCATTTTGTTGGAAG GGGAGACGAAGGGCGAGCGTTACTAGAAGAATGCTTATTAATAAACGAGAGATTTAAAGGGAAAAACCATCCTAGCATGGCTACACATCTTATAAACCTTGCAGCATCTTATTCACGTTCCAAGAATTATGTAGAGGCGGAACGATTGCTGAGAACTTGTCTGGACATCATGGAGAAATCAGTTGGCTCAGACGATCAGTCCATAACCTTCCCAATGCTGAATCTTGTAGTCACTCTTTCTCAGTTAAACCGTGATGAAGAAGCCGAGCAAATAGCCATAAAGGTTCTACGAATCCGTGAGAACGCATTTGGCAAAGACTCTCTCCCTGTTG GTGAGGCGCTGGACTGTTTGGTGTCGATCCAAGCAAGATTAGGAAGAGATGATGGAGAACTACTGGAATTGCTGAAAAGGGTTATGATGATCCAAGAGAAAGAGTTTGGTCCTTCAGCACAAGAACTCATTGTTACACTCCAGAAGATTGTGCACTTCTTGGATAAATTGGAGATGAAAGATGAGAAATTTAAGTTTAGAAGAAGATTAGCTTTGATTAGAGAGAGATACAAGCAGAGTCTTAGCTTCTAG
- the LOC104725827 gene encoding retinol dehydrogenase 11-like has protein sequence MCSESVSLKTMKKKDGLSWIDWMRGWVNVTQEILFQRIMASHLHNPLPLPSLNHLTCIVTGSTSGIGSETARQLAEAGAHVVMAVRNIKAAYELIQQWQTKWSASGKGLPLNIEAMELELLSLDSVVRFSNAWNARLAPLHVLINNAGMFAMGGAQRFSKDGNEQHMQVNHLAPALLSLLLLPSLIRASGSRIINVSSVIHYVGFVDPNDMNVVSGERKFSSLIGYSSSKLAQVMFNNILFKKLPIETGISVVSLSPGVVQTNGTRDLPRFIQELYSAWPYFIFSPQEGCRSSLFSATDPQVLQHYHKLKTNEKSVCTLFISQNCKPTNCSEEAHNVETASKVWEKTLEMICLPLDVVERLIEGQEVPINL, from the exons ATGTGTAGTGAATCGGTGTCGttgaagacaatgaagaaaaaagatggtCTAAGTTGGATTGATTGGATGAGAGGATGGGTCAATGTTACGCAAGAGATTCTTTTTCAGAGAATAATGGCTTCTCACTTACACAATCCATTACCTCTGCCTTCTTTAAACCACTTAACTTGCATTGTCACTGGCTCCACTAGTGGCATTGGCTCCGAGACTGCTAG GCAGCTTGCGGAGGCTGGTGCTCATGTTGTTATGGCGGTAAGGAACATAAAAGCAGCTTATGAGCTGATTCAACAATGGCAGACCAAGTGGTCTGCTAGTGGTAAGGGACTCCCACTTAATATTGAG GCGATGGAACTTGAGCTTCTATCTCTAGATTCCGTAGTCCGATTTAGCAATGCATGGAACGCACGGTTAGCCCCATTGCATGTTCTGATTAACAATGCCGGCATGTTCGCTATGGGAG GGGCACAAAGATTCTCAAAAGATGGTAATGAACAACACATGCAAGTGAACCATTTAGCTCCAGCGTTGCTTTCACTACTTCTTTTGCCTTCGCTAATCCGAGCTTCCGGAAGTCGAATCATTAACGTCAGCTCTGTT atTCATTATGTTGGTTTTGTCGATCCGAATGACATGAATGTTGTTTCTGGTGAACGAAAGTTTTCAAGCTTGATAGGATACTCGAGCAGCAAACTCGCTCAG GTTATGTTTAACAATATTCTTTTCAAAAAACTGCCTATAGAGACCGGCATTAGTGTCGTCAGTTTATCTCCCGGTGTTGTCCAAACAAACGGT ACGAGAGATCTTCCAAGATTCATCCAAGAACTTTACTCAGCCTGgccatattttatattttcaccaCAAGAAGGTTGTAGAAGTTCACTCTTCTCAGCGACAGATCCTCAGGTTCTACAGCATTACCATAAGCTAAAAACCAATGAGAAATCTGTTTGCACGTTATTCATCTCTCAAAATTGCAAACCCACAAATTGTTCCGAAGAAGCTCACAACGTAGAAACAGCGAGCAAAGTTTGGGAAAAGACACTAGAGATGATTTGTCTTCCTCTTGATGTAGTGGAAAGGCTTATAGAAGGACAAGAAGTTCCAATTAATTTGTGA
- the LOC104725824 gene encoding uncharacterized protein LOC104725824 — translation MAYVGQSRNVIRHVVSRGKAYHKSENAIHHPLLFACQGVRYRKLEVILTTGIEKLGKAGETVKVAPGYFRNHLMPKLLAVPNIDKYAHLIREQRKMYNHEEEKEEVKVVHKTSEVQTKEYEKAAKRLANANLVLRKLIDKEKFKNRSSKDDKPDVQTPVTKEEIVAEVARQLCVKIDPDNVVLTAPLETFGEYEVPLKFPKTIPLPQGTVQWILKVKVRGH, via the exons ATGGCGTACGTTGGGCAAAGCAGAAACGTGATTCGTCATGTAGTTTCGAGAGGAAAAGCTTATCACAAGTCTGAAAATGCGATTCATCATCCTCTCCTTTTCGCTTGTCAAGGTGTTAGATACAGGAAATTGGAAGTTATTCTTACAACG GGGATAGAGAAGCTTGGCAAAGCTGGTGAGACTGTGAAAGTAGCTCCTGGATACTTCAGGAATCATCTTATGCCTAAACTACTTGCTGTGCCTAACATTGACAAGTATGCTCATCTCATCCGAGAGCAACGCAAG ATGTATaatcatgaagaagaaaaagaggaggTTAAGGTGGTTCATAAAACTTCTGAAGTCCAGACAAAGGAGTATGAAAAGGCTGCAAAGCGCCTGGCaaatgctaatttg GTATTGAGGAAGTTGATTGACAAGGAAAAGTTCAAAAACCGCTCTTCAAAAGACGACAAACCTGATGTACAAACTCCTGTGACAAAGGAAGAGATTGTCGCTGAG GTGGCGAGGCAGCTCTGTGTGAAGATTGATCCAGACAACGTGGTTTTAACGGCACCTTTGGAAACTTTTGGAGAGTACGAGGTGCCTCTCAAATTCCCCAAGACAATTCCTTTGCCACAAGGAACTGTTCAATGGATTCTCAAAGTCAAAGTCCGTGGCCATTAA